In Calothrix sp. PCC 7507, one DNA window encodes the following:
- the lysS gene encoding lysine--tRNA ligase yields MSEEDIRAARLEKVEQIKQLGFNPYAYRWESTHHAAQLQAKFVDLPSGEENDLEVAIAGRIIARRVFGKLAFFTLQDETGLIQLYLEKNRIQEGMADIDADAFNHIKQLTDAGDILGVKGTIKRTEKGELSVYVKQYSILTKSLLPLPDKWHGLTDVAKRYRQRYVDLIVNPEVRQTFRRRAQITAGIRRYLEQRDFLEIETPVLQSEAGGAEARPFVTYHNTLDMELYLRIATELHLKRLIVGGFEKVFELGRIFRNEGISTRHNPEFTTIEIYQAYADYNDMMALTEGIITTVAQEVIGTLEITYQGENLDLTPPWRRATMHDLVKEYAGLDFHSFQTLEAAKTASKNAGIADVDAVESIGKLLNLAFEEKVETKLIQPTFVIDYPVEISPLSKPHRSKPGLVERFELFVVGRETANSFSELTDPIEQRERLEAQAAKKAAGDLEAQGVDEDFLTALEYGMPPTGGLGIGIDRLVMFLTDAASIRDVIAFPLLKPEGSVIKQFSYEPKTQTLTIEFDSGSVYEYFKVPPSVKEDLENAPSKGQYFNKLIKGKFKFEQLS; encoded by the coding sequence GGAATCAACCCACCACGCAGCGCAATTACAAGCAAAGTTTGTCGATTTACCCAGCGGTGAAGAGAATGATCTAGAAGTAGCGATCGCTGGACGTATCATCGCACGTCGTGTTTTTGGTAAACTGGCTTTCTTCACTTTGCAAGATGAAACTGGTTTAATTCAGCTTTATCTAGAAAAAAATCGCATCCAGGAAGGCATGGCAGATATTGATGCTGATGCCTTTAACCATATTAAACAACTCACAGATGCCGGTGACATTCTGGGAGTTAAAGGTACTATTAAACGGACTGAAAAGGGCGAGTTATCAGTTTATGTTAAACAATACAGCATCCTCACCAAATCTCTATTGCCCCTACCCGACAAATGGCATGGCTTGACGGATGTTGCTAAACGCTACCGCCAACGCTACGTTGACTTAATTGTCAACCCAGAAGTGCGACAAACCTTCCGTCGTCGTGCCCAAATTACGGCGGGGATTCGTCGCTATTTAGAACAGCGAGATTTCCTCGAAATTGAAACACCTGTTTTGCAAAGTGAAGCTGGCGGTGCGGAAGCACGTCCATTCGTCACTTATCACAACACCTTAGACATGGAGTTATATCTGCGAATTGCTACAGAACTTCATCTCAAGCGCCTCATTGTCGGTGGTTTTGAAAAGGTGTTTGAATTAGGACGAATTTTCCGCAACGAGGGAATTTCGACTCGACACAACCCCGAATTTACAACGATTGAAATTTACCAAGCCTACGCCGATTACAACGATATGATGGCGCTGACAGAAGGGATTATTACCACTGTTGCCCAAGAGGTAATCGGCACATTAGAAATTACCTACCAAGGGGAAAATTTGGATTTGACACCTCCTTGGCGACGAGCAACCATGCACGATTTGGTGAAGGAATATGCAGGCTTAGATTTCCATTCTTTCCAAACATTAGAAGCAGCAAAAACAGCAAGTAAAAATGCTGGAATTGCCGATGTAGATGCAGTTGAATCTATAGGAAAATTACTAAATTTAGCCTTTGAAGAAAAGGTAGAAACTAAATTAATCCAACCTACCTTTGTCATTGATTATCCTGTAGAAATTTCACCCTTATCAAAACCTCACCGTTCTAAGCCCGGTTTAGTGGAACGATTCGAGTTATTTGTCGTGGGCAGAGAAACTGCTAATAGCTTCTCAGAACTGACTGATCCTATTGAGCAAAGAGAACGTTTAGAAGCTCAAGCTGCTAAGAAAGCCGCAGGTGATTTAGAAGCCCAAGGCGTAGACGAAGACTTTTTGACAGCCTTGGAATATGGTATGCCACCTACAGGTGGTTTAGGGATTGGGATTGATCGTTTGGTGATGTTCTTAACCGATGCTGCAAGTATTCGGGATGTAATTGCCTTCCCTCTCCTCAAACCTGAAGGCAGTGTTATTAAGCAGTTTAGCTATGAGCCAAAAACTCAAACACTGACTATTGAATTTGATAGTGGAAGTGTTTATGAGTATTTCAAAGTACCTCCCAGCGTCAAGGAAGATTTAGAAAATGCACCATCTAAAGGTCAATATTTTAACAAGTTGATTAAAGGAAAATTTAAGTTTGAACAATTGAGTTAG